In Euleptes europaea isolate rEulEur1 chromosome 10, rEulEur1.hap1, whole genome shotgun sequence, the genomic window TAATCTTAAGAAGTCAACCCACCATGAGTTTACAATCATTATATGGTGGCATCATGTTCTACTGTTTTCTTTTATTAACGCAGCTTTACATTGATTTCTTATTAGAAGTCTATGAGAATTACATACATGTTCATTTTCAATAGATGGATctatgctgttttttaaaaagcattgacTCACTGCAaaaggtaatttaaaaaatactgacATGCCCCAGCATGATACTAGTTTTTAATTTCTGTTCTACCATAGTCCATAGGTTGTTCATACCAAAGTAACTGTGCCATCCGAAGCAGAGTTACTTCCTTCAAAGCCCACAATGGATTTAGCAGGGTGTATCTCTGCTGAGGGTTGCACTGTGAATACCTCTCGCTATACTGTATATAAACTCTCAGTACTACATGATATAAATAGGAAATTTtgtgtttcttatttatttaaagctcTCTTTAATCAAGTAGTTCATGTGCGCCATTGGTGGACATATGAAGCTCTTGTGTGTGTGGGCTTCACTATTCACTTCAGTGCAGAAGGCATGTGTATATACTTTAGAtatactaagggccaaactagacatgatggcggCCAAAGCGTCAACCTGTGGCCATcaatgccattttagaggaaATTTCAGGCCTGCGGTACAGCCACAATGGTCAGTCTGTTTCCTCCCTCGGTGCTTGTAAAGCTCCAAGACAGCGCGTCCACAGCTGTTTGACCACTTTAAGGGCTCATAGGGAGGAACCATGATTGCCTGCCGGAACCGTGCCTTACAGGCCTTTgtggcaattttaaaatggctgaATTTCCCTTTAAAATGGCACCGGTGGCCATGGGTTGGGCCCATGGCTGCCATCGTGTCGAGTTTGGCACTAAGTCGATGGGGAGGCTGCTCTAGGTGGGGAAGTCCTAGGTGGGCGTTAGACCATCTGCAGTTGTAGAGAACatctagtgtgtgtgttaagtgccgtcaagtcgcttccgactcatggcgaccctatgaatgaaagtcctccaaaatgtcctttctttggcagccttgctcagagaacatctagactgaGGTATAAATTCGTGACCAAGTAAAAATCTTTCATTGCCTTTGGAAGTTGCTCAGGCTTCAGTGAACAAGAAGGGTCAGCACTGACAATCCTCACATGGGATGTGATAAAGAGATTGCACTATGGATCATTCatagttagtgttgccaacctccaggtggtgcctggagctctcctgctattataatggatctacaggcaatagagatcatttcctctggaggaaatgtctgctttggagggaggactctatggcattgtaccgtgctgaggtcactcccctccccaaaccccactctccccaggcttcacccccaaaatctccaggaatttccccacccagaggtggcaaccctattcatagtagAGAAGgggactctctctctctatatatatatatgtccaAAGGCTTTATCAACTTGAATTGAGTAAAATTATTTGCTCTAACTTGGATGGTAAAttataatacaaaataaatggtaTCCAACTTATTTATGTCTGTGTTTTAACTGGGTTTTGGTTGAAAATGGTTCTGACCTTATACATTGCAGTCAATAGAATGTAGAATGGCATTGGGAATAATTTGTTCTATGGTTTCAAGAGGTTTTTTTCTCTCAAAGCAGGAAAGGGGTGCTGTATAAAAAAAATCCTTACCTTCACCAGCTAAAAACCTTTCCATGAAATCAGCAAAGTTTCCTGCTGTTTCAAGTTTTACTGCCATGCTGGAAAAATGGTAATAGGAAACCAAGACATCCTTTGGGTTTCTTGCTACATAAATAACCTGTAACAATActgataattaaaataaaaaccaataTACTCTATTGGGTTAAACCTTAGAGGTACAAGGATCAGTactgagaccagcacaatttgCAATGACACATTTTCACTGCAGAAGAATGAGAGGCTGGTAGAAATATCCCGAGAGGCCTAATATTGTCAGTGGAAACAGAATCAGAGGAAGACGTTGGATCATATGAAATTGTCAAAGTGACTGTCCTTACTTTTGCTCTTTTGTTTCTTAACCCCTTAGGTACCAAATAGTAGGGCAGATGGGTTGCAAAGAGTCGAGGGGATGGGCGACTGATGTAATCCATACTACGGATGTTGTACTCCAGCCAAGGGACCCTGTCCATTATGTCTGTGTCCTCAGTTCCATCTCGATGACCTTCATGATAAATCAGGCTCAAAATGTTCTGAGTCCATACTGTGCCTGAGAGTGAGAATAATGTTGTTATTGACTTAATATCCTAAATATACATAGAACTCGGTAGTGTAAAACAAAATACAGAATAAACTAGCCTCTGCCCCAATGAGAGAAATAAAAGGAGGGCCAAAAAcagtcaaagaagaagaaaagctggtttttatatgccgactttctctaccatttaagggagactcaaaccggcttacagtcaccttccctccccctccccacaacagacaccctgtgaggtgggtgaggctgagagagctgtgactagcccaaggtcacccagctggcttcgtgtgtaggagtggggaaacaaatccagttcttcaccagattagcctccgcagctcatgtggaggagtggggaatcaaacccggttctccagatcagactccactgctctaaaccaccgctcttaaccactacaccacgctggtaaggAGAACAAGAAACAACTGTCGTTATATTGAATACGTTTCCGTTCAATGGGAGCTGAAGTTAAACCAAGGGTTTCAGGGAAAGAGGATTTTCAACAAGAGGTGTGAAAGAATAGAAATTAATTTCAGCCAGTTTTTCCATTTTTAAcagaatttaaaataataaatagctAAGGGTTCTCTGATTTAGATGGAGACGGGGTCAATCCCTATTTTTCAAAGCTGAAAAGACTTCTTCTTATTACTGTTAGCCCTATTAAGGGAAGCATACTGATAACATATTGACAACCtgtacattttctccagatgggGCACATAGAACCTCCAAGGAGCAGTTTTAGGTGTGGTGTGGAGAATATGATTAACCCTACCCTCAGTCAAACCAAGATAGTTGTGATAGATCCTttcataaagtaaaataaaattcagtAAAGGAAAGATATAGCAACTTCTCCTCATGTTGCATAGATCTCCCATGCCTACAAAATACTGACTCATTGAATAAATTATATACAATACATATTCAGTGGAGTCTAGTAAAAGTCAAGTTATTCTTTACAAAAAATATTTGTAGTCTTACCTGATTTGGGATAAGTGACTAGGAATACATCACTATCTCTGATTTCAAAGTCTTCCAGTGAATCTATATATTCTGCTGTAACCAGCTCGGGTTGGAAATTAAATCCTTTGTGGTTGAAAATGTAGTCCTTTGGTGGCTGCATTGCTCACACTGCTGGCATAATAACACAAAAATTCAGAGTAGTTCCTTGTGATACAGTAGAGTAAGTAATATCCATCACAATGAGTAATATTCTTCCATCTCAAGAATGAGTagctcaagtcaagtcaagtttattgtataaggccgtagGCACTCAAGAATGAGTAATATCCTTCCATCTCAAgagcctttctccaacttaagGGACTCTTTGAATGTCCTGCCCACATTGGTGCCACTTTCCTTGCCTgaacgcgccccccccccacatggccaCACATACCCTGCACCACCAGAGGGCTTCTAAAAAGGCTTTTCAAAACTGGCAATTGCTATTGCACTAGAAGGTTATCATATTACAACCATCTATAGCCTTCTAGCTCTTCTGAATCCCCAGATTTCATTTATGTCTCAAGCACTGTTTGTTGCAAACATGGAGTTTTCCCCTTACATTTCTGGGAGGGGAGAACTCAGGGGAAATGGGGGTTGACAGAGGAAGGTATGCATAAAACTCCCACATGGTGCTGGCTGCAAGCAAATGCCTCAGCTGTGATGACATAGGAATGGAGAATCTTTGCCATGAAAATACAGCCCTAGAATGCTTTATTTACAGCCCTTACCTTCTGAGTGGCTTTCAGTTCTGGAGTCAAGGCTCTTCTGCTCCCCAGAGTATTCTAGCTTATCAGTGAAGAATAACTGTTAGTGCCTCAAGCAAGGCAAAGTATTTATAGTATTTGCGGAGCTGACATGAATTTTCCAAGATCCAGTCAGATCTTTGAACTACGGACTGTACTTTGATCAAATATTGCATAAGCTGTTATTTGCAAACACCATCACGGCCAGCTACACTGGAGCAATCTCCAAAGACTGGGCTTGACTGTAATCTTTACTTTCCAGCCTACTTCCACTTCTGTCCCAGTAGGTTCTTCAGCTACCCCTTATATTCAAGCTGAACTATGAAGGATGAGTTTTAGGCTCTCAAACAAAGCCAGTTGAACTGACGTTACATACAGTAATAAGATTCAGAGAAGTAGAATACTTTGTTTTTAGAGTCCAATACAATGCCCTCACGCTAGAGATCAAATGAATCAGGAGCCATTACCTCCCTATGATAACACTTTTATTTTTCTAGTAATAGCTCAATGTTTACTGTATTATTTTGAGGAATATTGGAAAATAGAGTCAAAAACACAAACCGTGTTGAATTTTGAAGGGACGTGCATTGTGAAAACTAGACCTTTTATTCATGTTCAGAGTGGCTTGGATGGGAATAATAGGGGATGTGGTCAAGTCCTttgttcgtcctgaaccgaaaaacagctgaatttcccccgattcggcagtttttagttcggatggaaccaaactcaaaaaaggcgggaaaacggggagccgaattcggcgagttcggggtgttcggcaaataaatttggcaaatccGGGGtacggcgcagcagcataaccgtcagtaagcagcattctcctgtggccaatcggtggccaagcagggtcttcttctggccaatcagtcgcgattgagcacgtgagcccagctgctgcacagcccggtaagagaaagagagagtatctctttgtgtgtgagagaaatccctgtggggtgtgtgtgtgtgcgtgtgcacatttgctcctttcagtggctgcagggggcgcatttgtggggttagcttgaggggacgcttcttgcaagaaccctgaaGTTTTGTAAAGaatgggtcaggggatcccgagatatggtgccgaattccacggatccgaatcgggggagttcggacttcggcatttcccaaattaaaacaggctgaattttgccgaatctgaattttaccgaattttttcccccaacaaccCTACTCCAAAGTGCTGTCATATACACACAAAAATACTCCCATTGACTCATACAAATTAAGCAGACTTGCAGCCCAATCCTGACCAAAAACCAAGTCTATATCAATGAATTTACTTCCTAGTAAACAGGATTTCAGCCAGAGTTTTTAATTTAGGGACCCCGTTCTGTGATAATACAGTGAAAGGTAAAAAGGAGATTCGGATAGTGATTTAAATTGGGAAAATGGTGGAAGTAATAGGACAAGAGATAGGACAGACCACTTATCATCTCACACCCCCTGGCAACTATGAcaggccccctcccccactctcgcTGTTCTATGCCCCTCCCCCACGGCTAGCCAGCAGCTGTTGCAGTGTCCCCCCAGTGGCAGATGGGGACGAGGTTTTTCATGAGTCATGAGGCAGATGTGCTTGTATTGATTACAAGGGGCGAGGGAGGGAAGTTTTTTCAGGACAGAAATACTTATTTAGTTTACACCTGTTTTGGGGATGGTTCGTTTCTAGGAAAATGCTGTTTGGTGAGAGCatagtttttctcctgtgtaaaATAGCAGTTGCTTTAGTGTGTTTTGCAAAAACTGAAAGAATGATTGATATAGGGTTGTGCCTTGAAGCTTGGGAGGGCATATTGACTTGAAAAGCAAAAGACAGAGGTGGATGGACAGAGAGAATTTTTACTCCTTCTGAGGTCTCTATCAGCAAAAGGATatttctctcctccctttccACCCCCCCTTCAGCCCCCAGCCAAGGGACTGTGCTTCAAAGAGAGGTTTCCCTCCTTttgcaaaaagcattttattttactgCAAGAAGAGCAGTTTTTCTCAGGGTGGTTGGCTAACGCTTACTGAGAGACAGAGAGTGGGAGAGGCCGAGAGAGATCAAGCCAGAGTTTTCccaaaagcatttttattttttcttcttttattgccCCAGAAAAATGCAAAAGCctgtttaaaattgtttttaaaatcataaGAATTTTTAGGCTCTGCTACTCCCAGTGGGAGGGGGCGGGCAAAGCTTCCAGCCTTTTCTGGTAGGCTGTAGCTTCTGAAACAGGAAGGAAGCAGGGGTTGACCTaaccagcaggggagggggttCAAAATGAATATGCCATCTCTTGCAAGCCATGCTTTTGAATGTGCACTACCCCTGCCCCAGCAAGCATGCAGCTTCTGTGTGTAATGGGCCTTATATATAACACATGCCTCTACGTGTTGATAGATAAGAAGCAGCTATGAATTGAACTCCTCTCCCCAGCTCTTAGAAAAACCCATTGTAAGCTGTGTGATTCAGCAAAACATACAGTTTTCTATGTGTATAAGCACTCTTACATCTGATTCCTGGCGCCCTCAACACACCCCTCTACACACAAACCCATGTTGTACTAGATAACAAACTGCCTTGTAAGCTGTGTGGTTTGCAAACATGCTTTTGCATATGTACTCATTGTGTAAATGCAACCtatctcccttcccccctccctctcagcccCCTCTACACACAAACCCTAGCTGAGCTAAAGAAAGTCAAAGGAGctaattaaattattttaaaacatgcaccaaccctgcaaggtagtttAAATAACTAATTTTCAACCtatctcccttcctcctccctctcagCCCCTTCTACACACAAACCCTAGTTGAGCTAAAGAAACAGTCAAAGGAGCTAATTAAAATTTTTGTAAAGCATGcaccaaccctgcaaggtagtctAAATGACTAATTCTCAGAGGAAGCACCATAGAGCACCCTGTTCTGTCAGGGGTGGTTCAGGGGCTGACACACCTAGTCAGGCGGGTGGGGTATCAGGGATTGCTGCGTGCAAACGGACTAATCACATGTTGCGTGAGTTTGTTTTCTTGCAGGGTGCCATGTAATATCTCTATGATCTCGCCTCAATGAGAGGGATCTAGGGGAATCATTTCTGGGGGACTCAGACACTGCTATGGGGAATTGGGGTGTCAGGGGTACCAGGGCTCCAAAGATTAGTCTCGCCACACAAGGTGAGGGTGGtttgaaacacacacactttggtcTAAAAAAGTGCCCCCATTTATACCCAAAAAACGGTCCTAAGGGGTTGTAAAAGTGGTCTGGAAGTGTAAAACTACTCTtaagaacaaagaattgattgcttatCTGAGGTTTGATTAAAGAGAGGAAAGGAGATAACACATGAGATTGTTTGAAGTGCAAACATCAGCATTTGGGGTGCTGTCAGAGTACATGGGAGAGCTAATATAGTCTTCTGATTATTTGATTACATCCTGTTGTGGGTGTCAAGATGCAAAGGAAATGTGTATGACTCCCAGGCTAGATCCCAGCTGCAACCCAGGCATGTTTGTGATCTCTCTGCATATCTGATTAATGGTCCCGATGGGCAATCAAGAATCCAAGAGAATATCTATGTGATCCTTTTGAATAACTGTAATTACCCAAGGAGGGTGAAATAAAGATGGGAAGATGGGCGCCCAGAGAAGgagctgtctttttttttaagttagtttcagcaactgtgtgtgtgtgcaatggaGAATCTCCTCTCTTTTGTGCGATTCACAGACCCAGAGACGGAcagagaactcccccccccaataccgtCTCTTTtagtcagtttcagcaagtgtgtgtgtgtgtgtgtgtgtgtgtgtgtgtgtgcgcaacctagaatcccccctttttcttttgcgGATGCAATTCAGTACTCCATTTTATGAGatgggttgtaaaatggccactcactgggggagggggagcttgcAGGGGGGCGGGTGGACATTTTAGTCAAAGTAAGCAGCATtccaaggggtggggactcagacgaTTTCTGATATCTGCTTGTGATTATGCATTGCTCCTGAGAcacccaggactttcttcacaacaagcTACAGCATGAATAAGGTTTTCCAATCTCGGGATATAAAaatgtgagacaagagagggacaaGCCAGGGACATACTAACAATGCAAAGAGACCTTTGAAACAGATATCCAACACATGGATCACTAATAAGGAAGGAACACAGTGATAATGGTGGGAACAAGAGCTCAGTCAGATAAGTGACAGGCTGGGAATGATACCGAGGGGGTGCATGTGAAAAAGAGGTTGGGGCTGGAGTTGTTAGATGCCTGGGATAAGCTGCACAAACTGGGTTCAGTGGGTGCTCCTTAGCTTCTCCAGTACATGGAAGCCCTTATCACAGAGGTAGAGGTGAATTTAAGATGGTGGGAAAGGCAGCTAGACTTTCAGAAGAACAAAAATTGTCAAGAGCAAGGAGGAGGCGGACCAACTTATTGAACAGCTATTAGAtcagctgcattgagagcaatcgggagaaacaaatcaccaggagcggatgggatatcaatagagctattccaagccacagaaacagagtccatcaaaatcttgacaagaatatgccaacagatatggaaaacaaaacaatggcccacagactggaaacaatccatttacattccaattcccaagaaaggagacatcaaagattgcaacaactatcggaccattgcattaatttctcatgcaagtaaagtgatgctcaaaatcttacagcaaaggctgttaccatatatggaacgagaaatgcctgatgttcaagctggtttcagaaaaggaagaggcactagagatcatattgcaaatatacgctggttattggagcgtacgagagaatttcagaagaaaatcagcttgtgtttcatagattacagcaaagcttttgactgtgtggatcatgaaaagctatggctggttttaaaggaaatgggtgtgccactacatctgatcgttttgatgcgcaacctgtactctggacaagaggcctcagttagaacagaatatggagaaacggaatggtttccaattggcaaaggtgtcagacaaggatgtattttatctccctatctcttcaatctatatgcagaacatataattaggaaagctggattagatttagatgaaggtggagtgaaaattggagggaggaacattaataatttgagatatgctgatgacactacattattggcagaaaatagtgaagatttgaaacaactattgctgaaagttaaaagagaaagtgccaaagcaggactacagctgaacatcaagaaaacaaaagtaatgactacaggagaattacacaactttaaggttgacaatgaggaaattgaaattgttcaagactttctattccttggctccaccatcaaccaaaagggagactgcagccaagaaattagaaggagattgagactgggaagggcagccatgaaggagctagaaaagattttgaagtgtaaggatgtgactctggccaccaagactagattaattcatgccatcatattccctattactatgtatgggtgtgaaagatggacagtgaagaaagctgataggaagaaaatagattcctttgaaatgtggtgttcgagaagagtgttacggattccgtggactgccaaaaaaacaaatcagtgggttatagatcaaatcaagcctgaactgaccctagaagctaaaatgactaaactgaggctgtcgtattttggtcacgtcatgagacgacaagagtcactggaaaagaccgtcatgataggaaaagttgagggcagcaggaaaagaggaagacccaacaagagatggattgactcaataaaggaagccacagccttcaatttgcaagatctgagcaaggctgtcaaagataggacattttggaggactttcattcatagggtcgccatgagtcggaagcgacttgacggcacttaacacacacacacattagatcAGCATCCCGAACACTCAAAAAGAAGCAGAGACTGGCAACTGGCTGAAGAAAAATTGAGGATAGTGGAAAATAAGATCCTAGAAGAACTACAACGTAGGAGTTGATTGAAGAGACAAGGGCTGAAAGAAGCAGTACACAGCCTGGCCCAGGTGGATCCCTCTATACCCAGAAGAGAACCGGAACAAGTAGAGGAACTAGTAGATGTCTTTAAACCTTTCCTGTCTCCAAAGTCAATAAGAGAAAtagatttcaaatttcaaatttcaaatacctttattggcatagtacaatgtGCAGTATATAGAGAAATAGAGCAAACCAAAGGTTCGATGTTGGAAGTTATTCTTACAGAAACACTAGCAATAGAAAACCCAACATCTGTGGATGAGCAAGATTTCAAACTAGACGAAGCAACAGTAATAGATTAAGATGGAAAACTTAAAGATCATGTCAATCAATATCAATGGACTCAATTCCCCAACTAAAAGAATTTTTTTCACAAACTTGAAATTATCATCAGATATAATTTGTCTTTCCTGTTTTTTGTCAATAGATCCGGATAAGTTAggtttcagtggagtcaatgcaagtcaaccgacattcccctctctcattatcttcaatgggctgggcagcctctcccattgcttccaatggactgacttgtcattcgttttagtacatcccttttaatggctttattccaatgggcagatggggggacccccggGCCGGgctaatggtatggcccaactgccgaggcagccagacccctgggccgggcagatgggtggggggaacccttccgggccccataattcaagatcccctgatccaatcttcacaaaacttgggggttcttgcaagaagggtcccctcaagctacactgaaaatttgggacctcaacctacaaaaatgcccccccggagctgtggaaagccgcgaatttgtttttaatggtttaattccaatgggcagatgggggggaccccctTCTGGGTCCCATAACCCgggaggccctgacccaatctttacaaaacttgggagttcttgcaagaagggtcccctcaagctacacggaaagtttgggacctctacctccaaacatgacccccccccggagccgcagaaaggcacgaatgtgtttttaatggttttattcggccgaattttttcccaaatGCCCAACTTAGTGCCGAAATCcacggatccaaattgggggagttcggactttggcatttcctgaatcaaaacaggccaaattttgccgaatacaaattttaccgaattattttttaacagccctactgATCACATGGTAGGGGGAAGGAGCCATTCCTATAGATCATTTACTATATAAAACTTCCATCTGCTTATGGAATCACGCACTTCTAACTGATTAGTTcacattgagagcaaaattaaatcccTTGGTTTACCATTGGATTCGCTGCTTAtttcaaacaataaaacacagaCTATTAGAGATTGGATTTCAAAATCTCAATAGTGCTGCTAACAGGACTTGCTCCCCATTAAGTTAAGGGATTCCCTTTGATATATATGAGCCTATGCCGTATTTGTACCCGCATCAATAAAGAGCTTTTtccctggccagatttaatgtcatgccatctgtgattttggaaggaagatttcaGAAAATCCCCGTTTCAGATAGACTTTGCCACTGTGGTAACAACTGCATTGGATCAATTGTACATGTCTTATTCCACtgtagattttatgcagaaatgCACAGCAAATTTTTAAGCCCTATTTTGACAAATAAGTCAAATTCTCCCGATTTTCTtaatgctcttttttttaaattgaactaTCACTCTCCCGTAACATTGGAGAAAGTGGCACAATTTCTGAGTTTTGCTGTGAAAGTTTGCCAGCAAATTAATTAGatgctttttattaattttagcatCCTTTTATCTATCTATGTTCTAACCTTGTCAGCAATGCTATCTAGCCTAGAAGGAGGGAGTTCAGTGTGTCCCTCCTGCTAACACGAGGTCTATACCACAATTCATGGAAACAAATTGGACTGGAGTAAGAATTCCTAAGAGCACCGATGTGATTTATGTCATAAAAGTCCATTCTGACTAACATAAATGCAACTGAAGAAGTAACATCGAAATAGAATTATTGGATCCATCTCTATTTTGCATGGATTAAAACTTCCTCATCATACCGGACCATGCTCTCATAGCAGGCGTTTCCAGCCACAGACAAGTCTTTCTATATAATAGGACCATGTCTCTTTAAATCTTGCACAGCGGAAGCCGGGAGAAGCAGTGACTCGCAGCCCCAGCTGGGGCTGATGTCAGTAACATAGCAATTTTGTGCATCTTCTTGCTTCGTTTATATTTTTGTGTCCAGTCCATTGCATGTGTATTGTGGATGTTGTGTGTATATATGTTGTAACACTATATGTTTTAGACACTACTCTagatagtttttgttttttgtatagtAAGTATATTTTTATGCATCATAAATGTTTGGCATACAGTACCACGTGTATTGTTGATTTATGGTCATAGTGCTGTTAGTATTTTTGCcacaccacctagaggttggcaagtggcaaccctattcatgggtcATCTGTTAGAGCTGTTTTAAAGATTACAGTGTTGTTAC contains:
- the LOC130483757 gene encoding amine sulfotransferase-like: MQPPKDYIFNHKGFNFQPELVTAEYIDSLEDFEIRDSDVFLVTYPKSGTVWTQNILSLIYHEGHRDGTEDTDIMDRVPWLEYNIRSMDYISRPSPRLFATHLPYYLVPKGLRNKRAKVIYVARNPKDVLVSYYHFSSMAVKLETAGNFADFMERFLAGEVLASSWLDHVEGWYNHQGDFNILFLTYEEMKKDLRNSVLKICTFLGKKLTEDELQAVVDKASFDKMRVDPRANYEHLPADLLDHDKGRFLRKGTIGDWKNIMTVAQSERFDSVFKERMQNLPIRFCWDINEDLPS